Proteins co-encoded in one Gossypium arboreum isolate Shixiya-1 chromosome 11, ASM2569848v2, whole genome shotgun sequence genomic window:
- the LOC108473057 gene encoding uncharacterized protein LOC108473057, translating into MGIPHFLIPSLCCELKVLQARNIELKYPGNLFVRYYLFAGSNKRVKVDSHEISSKLDPIWNESFSLECSGTQESINGLKQQTLVFELRCRSKMMTVLGKMGKSKLLGRAEIPWKAVLESPNMEIEKYWVTMSVNDCVLESLKPPSIQISMKLGEGPAIVETEKKKKRKQSLKNSWDRCGCKDVGGGCCSCADYEIFALAAAMEAL; encoded by the coding sequence ATGGGTATCCCTCATTTCCTTATTCCCTCTCTTTGTTGTGAACTAAAAGTCTTGCAAGCCAGAAACATAGAGCTAAAGTACCCTGGAAATCTTTTTGTGAGATACTATCTTTTTGCAGGAAGCAACAAGAGAGTTAAAGTAGACAGCCATGAGATCTCCTCAAAGTTGGACCCCATTTGGAATGAATCCTTCTCCTTGGAATGCTCGGGAACCCAAGAATCTATCAATGGCCTGAAGCAACAAACCCTAGTTTTTGAGCTCCGTTGCAGGAGCAAAATGATGACAGTTCTTGGAAAGATGGGGAAGTCAAAGCTTTTGGGAAGAGCTGAAATACCATGGAAGGCTGTTTTAGAATCACCAAACATGGAGATTGAGAAGTATTGGGTTACCATGTCCGTGAATGATTGTGTTCTTGAAAGTCTTAAGCCTCCTTCAATACAAATATCAATGAAATTAGGTGAAGGTCCAGCAATTGTGGAaacagagaagaagaagaagagaaaacaaagttTGAAGAACAGCTGGGATAGATGTGGATGCAAAGATGTTGGTGGAGGGTGCTGCAGCTGTGCAGATTATGAAATATTTGCACTAGCGGCTGCTATGGAAGCACTTTAG
- the LOC108473770 gene encoding annexin Gh1-like: MATLKVPAHVPAPSEDAEQLRKAFEGWGTNEQLIIDILAHRNAAQRNLIRKTYREAYGEDLLKSLDEELSSDFERAVVLFTLDPAERDAFLAHEATKRFTSSHWVLMEIACTRSSHELFNVRKAYHDLYKKSLEEDVAHHTKGDYRKLLVPLVSAFRYQGEEVNMTLARSEAKILREKISDKQYSDEEVIRIVTTRSKAQLNATLNHYNTAFGNAINKDLKADPEDEFLKLLRAAIKCLTVPEKYFEKVLRQAINKLGTDEWALTRVVATRAEVDMVRIKEEYQRRNSVTLEKAIAGDTSGDYEKMLLALIGAGDV; this comes from the exons ATGGCAACCCTTAAAGTTCCAGCTCATGTACCTGCCCCTTCTGAGGATGCTGAGCAACTTCGTAAAGCTTTTGAAG GATGGGGTACAAATGAGCAATTGATTATCGACATATTGGCTCACAGGAATGCAGCTCAGCGCAATTTGATTCGTAAAACTTATCGTGAAGCTTATGGGGAAGATCTCCTTAAGTCTTTGGATGAGGAACTTTCAAGTGACTTTGAG CGAGCTGTGGTGCTGTTTACTTTGGACCCTGCAGAGCGTGATGCATTTCTGGCTCATGAAGCTACAAAGAGGTTCACATCAAGCCATTGGGTTCTCATGGAAATTGCTTGCACTAGGTCTTCACATGAACTGTTCAATGTGAGGAAGGCGTATCACGATCTTTACAAGAAATCCCTTGAAGAAGATGTTGCACACCATACCAAGGGAGACTACCGCAAG CTTTTGGTTCCACTTGTTAGTGCATTCCGATACCAGGGAGAGGAGGTGAACATGACACTGGCAAGGTCGGAGGCAAAGATACTTCGAGAGAAGATCTCAGACAAGCAGTACAGTGATGAGGAGGTCATCAGGATTGTAACAACACGGAGTAAGGCACAGTTAAATGCTACTCTGAATCATTACAATACTGCATTTGGGAATGCTATCAacaag GATTTGAAGGCCGACCCCGAAGACGAATTCCTGAAATTGCTGAGAGCTGCAATCAAGTGCCTGACTGTGCCTGAGAAATATTTTGAGAAGGTGCTACGTCAAGCAATCAATAAGCTGGGAACAGATGAATGGGCTCTTACTAGAGTGGTCGCCACTCGGGCGGAGGTAGACATGGTACGTATTAAGGAGGAATATCAGCGAAGAAACAGTGTGACCCTGGAAAAAGCGATTGCTGGAGATACCTCTGGAGACTATGAGAAAATGCTGCTTGCGTTGATTGGAGCTGGAGACGTCTGA